The following proteins are encoded in a genomic region of Lujinxingia vulgaris:
- a CDS encoding fatty acid desaturase family protein has product MPSMIKSFFSRDFDYSPLHRILEIVAILSFFALVVVISARAISGLSVLGWQTAAWLVPLTAVMGYVGADFASGFVHWMGDTFGSEETPVLGERFVKPFRDHHTHPQGICEHDYVTVNGNNSIVLALYMVPIALFFTDPTQIWQLLVLAFSVTFTCGVFMTNQFHKWAHMDNPPGYIRLLQRFNLILTPTNHDFHHTAPYDTYYCITCGWLNPILERIKFFETLENVARRAFGIKTVHDQPDAARNQQA; this is encoded by the coding sequence ATGCCTTCGATGATCAAGTCCTTCTTCAGTCGTGACTTTGACTACTCTCCCCTGCACCGAATCCTGGAAATCGTCGCGATCTTGAGCTTTTTTGCGCTCGTGGTGGTGATCAGCGCCCGCGCCATCAGCGGGCTCAGCGTGCTGGGGTGGCAGACCGCCGCCTGGCTCGTTCCCCTGACGGCCGTGATGGGCTACGTGGGCGCGGACTTCGCCTCGGGCTTTGTGCACTGGATGGGCGACACCTTCGGCAGCGAAGAGACCCCGGTGCTTGGCGAGCGCTTTGTGAAACCTTTTCGCGACCACCACACCCACCCCCAGGGCATCTGCGAGCACGACTATGTGACGGTCAACGGCAACAACTCGATCGTGCTGGCGCTCTACATGGTGCCCATCGCGCTCTTTTTTACCGATCCGACCCAGATCTGGCAGCTGCTGGTGCTGGCCTTCTCGGTGACCTTCACCTGCGGGGTGTTCATGACCAACCAGTTCCATAAATGGGCGCATATGGACAACCCGCCGGGCTACATTCGCCTTCTGCAGCGCTTCAACCTGATCCTGACGCCCACCAACCACGATTTTCACCACACCGCGCCCTACGACACCTACTACTGCATCACCTGCGGCTGGCTGAACCCGATCCTCGAGCGCATCAAGTTCTTTGAGACGCTCGAAAACGTGGCGCGACGCGCGTTTGGCATCAAGACGGTGCACGACCAGCCCGACGCGGCGCGCAACCAGCAGGCCTGA
- a CDS encoding alpha/beta hydrolase, translating to MAPVLPPSAGALLRRAAGPAIASMFEGLAAVGALHPKARPDVHGIERLRDIPYRESGLEAHLLDIYRPIDCDDAPVLFYVHGGGFRILSKDTHWVMGLAFARAGFVVVNINYRLAPAHPFPAALVDASRALGWVQDHIGEYGGDPDRLVIAGESAGANLACALTLATSLRAEPGWLQELFDREVRPTATIAACGMLQVSDPDRFRRRKKLPGWLYDRIEEVSNAYLGASSYAQRRSERWANPLILIESLAGPEAFARPLPPFFTPVGTRDPILDDTRRLAKALRRLETPVVDRYYPGEVHAFHAFVWREQARRCWEDTFAFLQQHGPAMDSGG from the coding sequence ATGGCGCCCGTCCTTCCCCCCTCGGCCGGCGCGCTGCTTCGGCGTGCAGCCGGTCCGGCCATCGCCTCGATGTTCGAGGGCCTGGCCGCAGTCGGCGCGCTGCACCCGAAGGCTCGCCCCGACGTCCACGGCATTGAGCGCCTGCGCGACATCCCCTACCGTGAGAGTGGGCTTGAAGCTCATCTGCTCGATATCTACCGGCCCATCGACTGCGACGATGCGCCGGTACTTTTTTATGTGCACGGCGGCGGCTTTCGCATCCTCTCCAAAGACACCCACTGGGTGATGGGGCTGGCCTTTGCGCGCGCGGGTTTTGTGGTGGTCAACATCAATTACCGCCTGGCCCCGGCGCACCCCTTTCCGGCGGCGCTCGTCGACGCGAGCCGCGCGCTGGGGTGGGTCCAGGATCACATCGGCGAGTATGGAGGGGACCCCGACCGCCTGGTGATCGCCGGGGAGTCGGCGGGTGCCAATCTGGCGTGTGCGCTGACCCTGGCCACGAGTCTGCGCGCCGAGCCGGGCTGGTTGCAGGAACTCTTTGATCGCGAAGTTCGCCCCACGGCCACCATCGCCGCCTGCGGCATGTTGCAGGTCTCCGACCCGGATCGCTTCCGACGGCGCAAAAAACTCCCCGGCTGGCTCTACGATCGCATCGAAGAGGTCTCAAACGCCTATCTTGGAGCCTCCAGCTACGCGCAGCGGCGCTCGGAGCGCTGGGCCAACCCCCTGATACTCATCGAGTCTCTGGCGGGCCCTGAGGCTTTTGCGCGCCCCCTGCCCCCCTTCTTCACCCCTGTGGGAACGCGCGATCCCATCCTCGACGACACCCGGCGCCTGGCAAAAGCGCTGCGCCGGCTTGAGACACCGGTCGTCGATCGCTACTACCCTGGCGAGGTGCACGCCTTTCATGCCTTTGTGTGGAGAGAGCAGGCCCGGCGCTGCTGGGAAGACACCTTCGCCTTCTTGCAGCAGCACGGGCCCGCCATGGATTCGGGGGGCTGA
- a CDS encoding phosphoglycerate mutase (catalyzes the interconversion of 3-phosphoglycerate and 2-phosphoglycerate; this enzyme does not require the cofactor 2,3-bisphosphoglycerate as a phosphate donor; BPG-independent PGAM; aPGAM) yields MERINLLQELVVKNQSKILFWVFDGIGGLPHPETGKTELETANIPAIDAFARSASCGGLVPHGAGVTPGSGPGHLSLFGYPLDQFDLPRGVLEVLGAEDVFFNGELASDVSIRAGDLAMRGNFATLEKRGDQQVISDRRANKIATAESRRVCQKLSRELSVEGYEIYVYPGKEHRFALLLRGPGLVGGLSDADPQKSGVPPKPVEAESPEAERSASIVNEIIAQATRILAEEPEANTVLLRGIGAAPSIPTLEELYGIRAAAIATYPMYKGIARLVGMDVLEVGSMEHADEVETLEAAFDQYDFFYLHIKETDGFAHVFDFDGKVGVFESCDPLFKKVTEMGFDVIALTGDHCTPAILGDHSWHPIPTALWSKTVLSGGVEAFNEREVLGGTLGLRASRDLLPLALAEARRFNKFGA; encoded by the coding sequence ATGGAACGCATCAACTTGTTGCAGGAACTCGTCGTCAAGAACCAGAGCAAGATCCTCTTCTGGGTCTTCGACGGCATCGGCGGGCTGCCACATCCGGAGACCGGAAAGACCGAGCTTGAGACGGCGAACATCCCGGCGATTGACGCCTTTGCGCGCTCGGCCAGCTGCGGTGGGCTTGTGCCGCACGGCGCCGGCGTGACCCCGGGGAGTGGGCCCGGGCACCTCTCGCTCTTTGGTTATCCGCTCGACCAGTTTGACCTTCCCCGCGGCGTGCTCGAGGTGCTGGGCGCCGAAGATGTTTTCTTCAACGGGGAGCTGGCCAGCGATGTCAGCATTCGCGCCGGTGATCTGGCCATGCGCGGCAACTTCGCCACGCTGGAGAAGCGCGGTGACCAGCAGGTGATCTCTGATCGGCGCGCCAACAAGATCGCCACCGCCGAGAGCCGGCGGGTCTGCCAGAAGCTCAGCCGCGAGCTCTCGGTGGAGGGTTATGAGATTTACGTTTATCCGGGCAAAGAGCACCGCTTTGCGCTGCTCCTGCGCGGTCCGGGCCTTGTGGGAGGGCTCAGCGACGCCGACCCTCAGAAGAGCGGTGTGCCCCCCAAACCGGTGGAGGCGGAGAGCCCCGAGGCCGAGCGCTCCGCGTCGATCGTCAATGAGATCATCGCCCAGGCCACCCGCATCCTCGCGGAGGAGCCCGAGGCCAACACCGTTCTGTTGCGCGGCATCGGCGCCGCCCCCAGCATTCCTACACTCGAGGAGCTCTACGGCATTCGCGCCGCGGCGATCGCGACCTACCCGATGTACAAGGGCATCGCCCGCCTTGTGGGTATGGATGTGCTGGAGGTCGGCTCGATGGAGCACGCCGATGAGGTCGAGACGCTGGAGGCGGCGTTCGACCAGTACGACTTCTTTTACCTGCACATCAAAGAGACCGACGGCTTTGCCCACGTCTTTGATTTTGACGGAAAAGTCGGCGTCTTTGAGAGCTGCGACCCCCTCTTTAAGAAAGTCACCGAGATGGGCTTTGATGTGATCGCGCTGACCGGCGACCACTGCACGCCTGCGATTCTGGGGGATCACTCCTGGCACCCGATCCCCACCGCGCTCTGGTCGAAGACCGTGCTCAGCGGGGGTGTGGAGGCCTTTAATGAGCGCGAGGTGCTCGGGGGAACGCTGGGGCTTCGCGCCTCGCGCGACCTGCTTCCGCTGGCGCTCGCTGAGGCGCGGCGTTTCAACAAGTTTGGCGCCTGA
- a CDS encoding tetratricopeptide repeat protein, whose protein sequence is MSQSKWSSDEQALFDALHSLMSEHFAEVTPSSARAIFDEVLARRERSAAQESSGGWTGRIEKGVVSPVASTHQGGRVRADVEIVAESDDLIDSLLHQILEVGAVLVQLEHPPGLNEIVQVKLSFPRAHLEVEARARVVHQSARGTAIEVSGLSREDRVALQAIADDRRREIEEQAADESAPGVHDSFQDHHSGPAVQVADDPMRSFAPYGSRRSGVKRTMQTTGRRRFDMPDPDMDVVRSTQHSLESGLVTREFYGPAPPWFEPDGDPDRVEELAGERVLDILLQLSASGFTGAVTHRHGKEGRQLLFESGYIVEISSQPRTPGSELGPMLQAANRITKRQLAMAAAHADELGTTLARSLMELDILDPERIRHAISGRLTFLLREFCEEREGSLQVFDASSLPADFLPQPPLRVHVAVERIIYDRLVRGLSQCSAREREQTMAPELDTYPEVLVQERDRLERAVSAASQIRLVDKVLNGRRRLREVLTESALPPAETFAVVFALHRMGLLHFDRSLHQTVVRERLRENVTVKYLSVHKASYFEVLNVHWSSYSEVIEKAYHELQAQFDPQRVPAELEEEVHQRVREINERVEAAYAALAKRPTRHGYRTRIMPEYKLAHAVPLFLKQSELAERRGQWAEARDAVRRVLEIDPENAEGQRRLKRYEQIIDQGISPDPADTNQ, encoded by the coding sequence ATGAGTCAGAGCAAGTGGTCGAGTGATGAGCAGGCACTCTTCGATGCGCTGCACAGCTTGATGTCGGAGCATTTTGCCGAGGTGACCCCATCAAGCGCGCGGGCGATCTTCGATGAGGTGCTTGCCCGGCGAGAGCGCTCCGCTGCGCAGGAAAGCTCCGGGGGATGGACCGGGCGCATTGAGAAGGGCGTCGTCAGCCCTGTGGCTTCCACCCATCAGGGCGGGCGCGTGCGCGCCGATGTGGAGATCGTGGCCGAGAGCGATGATCTCATCGACAGCCTCCTGCATCAGATCCTGGAAGTTGGCGCGGTGCTGGTGCAGCTGGAGCACCCCCCGGGGCTCAATGAGATCGTGCAGGTGAAGTTGAGTTTTCCGCGCGCGCACCTGGAGGTGGAGGCGCGCGCTCGCGTGGTGCATCAGTCGGCGCGGGGCACCGCCATTGAGGTCTCCGGGTTGAGTCGCGAGGATCGCGTGGCGCTGCAGGCCATCGCCGATGATCGCCGCCGTGAAATCGAAGAGCAGGCCGCCGATGAGAGCGCCCCCGGGGTGCATGACTCCTTTCAGGACCATCATAGCGGGCCGGCGGTGCAGGTCGCCGATGATCCGATGCGTTCGTTTGCGCCTTACGGCTCGCGCCGAAGCGGCGTCAAACGCACCATGCAGACCACCGGACGGCGACGCTTCGACATGCCCGATCCGGATATGGATGTGGTGCGCTCCACCCAGCACTCGCTGGAGTCGGGGCTTGTCACCCGCGAGTTTTACGGCCCGGCGCCCCCCTGGTTTGAGCCCGATGGCGATCCCGATCGCGTCGAAGAGCTCGCCGGTGAGCGTGTGCTGGATATCCTCTTGCAGCTCTCCGCCAGCGGTTTTACCGGGGCGGTAACCCATCGCCACGGCAAAGAAGGTCGTCAGCTGCTCTTTGAGAGCGGCTACATTGTGGAGATCAGCAGCCAGCCGCGCACCCCGGGCTCGGAGCTCGGGCCGATGCTTCAGGCGGCCAACCGCATCACCAAGCGGCAGCTGGCGATGGCTGCGGCCCACGCCGATGAGCTGGGCACGACGCTGGCGCGCAGCCTGATGGAGCTCGACATCCTCGATCCGGAGCGCATCCGCCATGCCATCTCGGGCCGATTGACCTTTTTGCTGCGCGAGTTCTGCGAGGAGCGGGAGGGCAGCCTCCAGGTCTTTGATGCGTCGTCGTTGCCGGCGGACTTTTTGCCTCAGCCGCCTCTGCGCGTGCACGTGGCGGTGGAGCGCATCATCTACGATCGCCTGGTGCGCGGGCTCTCGCAATGTTCGGCCAGGGAGCGCGAGCAGACCATGGCGCCCGAGCTCGACACCTACCCGGAGGTGCTCGTTCAGGAGCGCGATCGCCTGGAGCGCGCGGTGAGCGCCGCCTCGCAGATTCGCCTGGTCGATAAGGTGCTCAACGGGCGGCGGAGGTTGCGCGAAGTTCTCACCGAGAGCGCGCTTCCGCCGGCGGAGACCTTCGCTGTGGTCTTCGCGCTGCACCGGATGGGACTTCTGCACTTTGATCGTTCGTTGCACCAGACGGTGGTGCGTGAGCGTCTGCGCGAGAACGTCACCGTGAAGTACCTCAGCGTGCATAAGGCGAGTTATTTTGAGGTGCTCAACGTGCACTGGTCGAGCTACTCGGAGGTCATTGAGAAGGCGTACCACGAGCTTCAGGCGCAGTTTGATCCGCAGCGTGTGCCCGCCGAGCTCGAAGAGGAAGTGCATCAGCGGGTGCGCGAGATCAATGAGCGGGTGGAGGCGGCGTATGCCGCGCTGGCCAAGCGCCCCACGCGTCACGGATACCGAACCCGGATCATGCCGGAGTACAAGCTCGCCCACGCGGTGCCGCTCTTTCTCAAGCAGTCGGAGTTGGCGGAGCGTCGCGGGCAGTGGGCCGAGGCGCGCGACGCGGTGCGTCGGGTCCTGGAGATCGATCCGGAGAACGCCGAGGGCCAGCGACGGCTCAAGCGTTACGAGCAGATCATCGATCAGGGCATCTCGCCAGATCCGGCCGATACCAACCAGTAG
- a CDS encoding AI-2E family transporter, which produces MTNHNDGPGPHLDAGAQWERFGRYPYLLAKLLVFGLILGAIFWTLGKFAAVVFPIFVSLLFAYLLDPTIDRLEARGLGRTPAILLVLLAGLIFVTIFAIFLYPTLANQARLVVESFPALLETLQRDALPWAERTFGIEMPSTAAAAMERYGGQIREALPTIGQHVGSALTNAVTRTGAVVASLVNAVMIPLFTFYFLRDFDLGRRSLMRFIPPHRYELFIDRLQKMDQAVGQWFRGQIQVALILAGMYALGLGIVYGIFGLDVQSGVVIGLLAGFLNVIPYFGFAVGSLLAVLVVLIQWSGWGALIGVGIVFGVTQMLEGYVITPRIVGDKVGLKPVTVIIVLLLGGNIGGLLGILLAIPVTGALKVLLPDIIAWYETTSFYTGKATSPAQMHVRARILTGEDGEQVGLQLSTNSPLSPALHALEVAEAQSKADPEPASEATNEGAGAGESTPAEDAAPAAKPSQPPSAQAPGDDASGEDKSDEDGHDGKLPGHD; this is translated from the coding sequence ATGACGAATCACAACGATGGTCCGGGCCCACACCTCGACGCCGGCGCGCAGTGGGAGCGCTTTGGTCGCTACCCCTACCTGCTGGCCAAGCTCCTGGTCTTCGGGCTGATCCTGGGGGCCATCTTCTGGACGCTGGGGAAGTTCGCGGCGGTGGTCTTTCCGATCTTCGTCAGCCTGCTCTTTGCGTATCTGCTCGACCCGACCATCGACCGGCTGGAGGCGCGCGGGCTGGGACGTACACCGGCGATCCTGCTCGTACTGCTGGCCGGGCTTATCTTTGTGACGATCTTCGCGATCTTCCTCTACCCGACCCTTGCCAATCAGGCGCGCCTGGTCGTGGAGAGTTTTCCGGCCTTGCTGGAGACCCTTCAGCGCGATGCGCTTCCCTGGGCGGAGCGCACCTTCGGCATTGAGATGCCCTCGACCGCTGCGGCGGCGATGGAGCGCTACGGCGGGCAGATTCGCGAAGCGTTGCCGACCATCGGTCAGCATGTGGGCTCGGCGCTCACCAATGCGGTTACGCGCACCGGCGCGGTGGTTGCGAGTCTGGTCAACGCGGTGATGATCCCGCTCTTTACCTTCTACTTTTTGCGCGACTTCGACCTGGGACGGCGCTCGCTGATGCGCTTCATTCCGCCGCACCGCTATGAGCTTTTTATCGATCGCCTGCAGAAGATGGACCAGGCCGTCGGTCAGTGGTTCCGCGGGCAGATTCAGGTCGCACTGATCCTGGCCGGGATGTACGCGCTGGGGCTGGGAATCGTCTACGGCATCTTCGGGCTCGATGTACAGTCCGGGGTGGTCATCGGCCTTCTGGCGGGATTTCTCAACGTGATCCCGTACTTCGGGTTTGCCGTGGGCTCACTTCTGGCGGTGCTCGTTGTGCTCATCCAGTGGAGCGGGTGGGGCGCGCTCATCGGCGTGGGCATCGTCTTTGGCGTGACGCAGATGTTGGAGGGCTATGTTATCACTCCGCGCATCGTGGGCGATAAGGTGGGGCTGAAGCCTGTGACCGTCATCATCGTGCTTTTGCTCGGCGGCAACATCGGTGGGCTGCTGGGGATCTTGCTGGCGATCCCGGTCACCGGCGCGCTCAAGGTGCTCCTGCCCGATATTATTGCCTGGTATGAGACGACCTCGTTTTATACCGGCAAGGCCACCAGCCCGGCACAGATGCACGTGCGCGCGCGCATCCTCACCGGTGAAGATGGCGAGCAGGTCGGCCTTCAGCTCAGCACCAACTCTCCGCTATCTCCCGCTCTGCACGCGCTGGAGGTTGCCGAGGCGCAGTCAAAAGCCGACCCCGAGCCTGCATCGGAGGCGACGAACGAGGGTGCAGGCGCCGGGGAGTCCACGCCTGCTGAAGACGCTGCGCCTGCGGCGAAACCGTCGCAGCCGCCTTCCGCGCAGGCTCCCGGTGACGATGCTTCTGGCGAGGATAAGTCTGATGAGGATGGCCATGACGGAAAGTTACCCGGCCATGATTGA
- the guaA gene encoding glutamine-hydrolyzing GMP synthase, whose amino-acid sequence MNPQLRDGLLILDYGSQYTLLIARRVRELGVYCEIWPCNDARVGELIDAGSAPARGVVLSGGPSSVHIEGAPALQGGILSWEVPVLGICYGMQLLAKSFGGQVDRARGGGEYGRTQVIVEAARGPMAGFETGHATEVWMSHGDAVSALPEAFEALARTENGHLAAMAHRERPIFGVQFHPEVSHSLEGTAMLESFVFEVCGCPDTWNMADFVESAIERIRAQVGDEGHVICGLSGGVDSSVVAALLHRELGERLTCVFVDNGLLRYQERERVQALFEGHFGIDLRVVDASERFLSALAGVTDPELKRKRIGELFVRVFEAEAESIENARFLAQGTLYPDVIESVSVLGPSATIKSHHNVGGLPEQMGLELIEPLRELFKDEVRVLGRALGLSAELVDRHPFPGPGLAVRVLGEITEDALRKVRQADHIFIESLRAEGLYDQVWQAFAVLLPIKTVGVMGDQRTYDEVIALRAVTSKDGMTADRGHLPMEFLGRVSDRIINQVEGVNRVVYDVTSKPPGTIEWE is encoded by the coding sequence ATGAATCCACAACTTCGCGACGGTCTGCTGATCCTGGACTACGGCAGCCAGTACACCTTGCTCATCGCGCGGCGCGTGCGTGAGCTGGGGGTCTATTGCGAGATATGGCCCTGCAACGACGCCCGCGTCGGTGAACTGATTGATGCGGGATCGGCACCGGCGCGCGGGGTGGTGCTCTCCGGCGGGCCTTCCAGCGTGCATATCGAGGGAGCGCCCGCGTTGCAGGGCGGCATCTTGAGCTGGGAGGTGCCCGTGCTGGGCATCTGCTACGGGATGCAGCTCCTCGCCAAGAGTTTTGGCGGCCAGGTCGACCGCGCCCGGGGGGGCGGGGAGTACGGCCGCACCCAGGTGATCGTGGAGGCCGCCCGCGGACCGATGGCCGGCTTTGAGACGGGCCATGCCACCGAGGTGTGGATGAGCCACGGTGACGCCGTCAGCGCGCTGCCCGAGGCCTTTGAGGCGCTGGCGCGCACCGAGAACGGGCATCTGGCGGCGATGGCACACCGCGAGCGCCCGATCTTCGGGGTGCAGTTTCACCCGGAGGTCTCCCACAGCCTGGAGGGGACCGCGATGCTCGAGAGCTTCGTCTTCGAGGTCTGCGGCTGTCCGGACACCTGGAATATGGCCGACTTTGTGGAGAGCGCCATCGAGCGCATCCGCGCCCAGGTCGGCGACGAGGGGCACGTCATCTGCGGGCTGAGCGGCGGCGTGGACTCCTCGGTGGTCGCCGCGCTTTTGCACCGCGAGCTTGGGGAGCGGCTCACCTGCGTCTTTGTCGACAACGGGTTGCTGCGCTACCAGGAGCGCGAGCGGGTTCAGGCGCTCTTTGAAGGGCATTTCGGCATCGACCTGCGGGTCGTCGACGCCAGCGAGCGTTTTTTGAGCGCCCTGGCCGGTGTGACCGACCCGGAGCTCAAGCGTAAGCGGATTGGCGAGCTCTTTGTGCGGGTCTTTGAGGCCGAGGCCGAGTCGATTGAGAATGCGCGCTTCCTGGCGCAGGGCACGCTCTATCCGGACGTCATTGAGTCGGTCAGCGTGCTGGGGCCTTCGGCCACGATCAAGAGTCACCACAACGTCGGCGGGCTGCCCGAGCAGATGGGCCTGGAGTTGATCGAGCCTCTGCGCGAGCTCTTTAAAGACGAGGTTCGTGTGCTGGGCCGCGCGCTCGGCCTCTCGGCCGAGCTTGTGGATCGCCACCCCTTCCCCGGCCCCGGGTTGGCGGTGCGGGTGCTGGGTGAGATCACCGAAGATGCGCTGCGCAAGGTGCGCCAGGCCGATCATATCTTCATCGAGTCGCTGCGCGCCGAGGGCCTCTACGATCAGGTCTGGCAGGCCTTTGCGGTGCTCTTGCCGATCAAGACCGTCGGGGTGATGGGTGATCAGCGCACCTACGATGAGGTCATTGCGCTTCGGGCGGTGACCAGCAAGGATGGCATGACGGCGGACCGCGGCCATTTGCCCATGGAGTTTCTGGGGCGGGTCAGCGACCGCATCATCAATCAGGTCGAAGGCGTCAATCGCGTGGTCTACGACGTGACGAGCAAGCCGCCGGGGACCATTGAGTGGGAGTAG
- a CDS encoding methyltransferase domain-containing protein translates to MIRRDILDLLQCPACAGPELTLGSGRRPDLVCQSCEAHYPIVNGIPDLVAPEATPAPGTYRTETLANVIAGVYDVVAPVMSMAIWRCSPLRYIDHENRALGRARGGVYLEAPIGTGVALAPCIAPYHDVTVLGVDKSWKMLFQAQKRLKKTGASFQLIRADVNALPIKTGAVRSLQSLNGLHGFTDRVGALNEFHRCLEPDGYFSGSTLVRAQTDMADAVLERYERYGIYPMLRSPEFLLQEVRAAAFEGMHFETHGAVMFFAGQRAARDETEVTSPSTKSTAKKGAAKKGASRKKTSKKSDASGDAKTSKGKGASKSSRRAG, encoded by the coding sequence ATGATTCGGCGCGACATTCTTGATCTTCTTCAATGCCCGGCCTGCGCAGGCCCCGAGCTCACCCTGGGCAGCGGACGGCGCCCCGATCTGGTCTGCCAGAGCTGTGAGGCGCACTACCCCATCGTCAACGGCATCCCCGATCTGGTGGCCCCGGAGGCCACGCCGGCGCCGGGAACCTACCGCACCGAGACGCTGGCCAACGTCATCGCCGGCGTTTACGACGTGGTCGCCCCGGTGATGAGCATGGCCATCTGGCGCTGCAGCCCGCTGCGCTACATCGATCACGAGAACCGCGCCCTGGGACGCGCCCGCGGCGGCGTCTACCTGGAAGCCCCCATTGGCACCGGCGTGGCCCTGGCCCCCTGCATTGCCCCCTACCACGACGTGACCGTGCTGGGCGTCGACAAGTCCTGGAAGATGCTCTTTCAGGCGCAGAAACGCCTCAAAAAGACCGGCGCGAGCTTTCAGCTCATCCGCGCCGACGTCAACGCGCTGCCCATCAAGACCGGCGCTGTGCGCAGCCTGCAGAGCCTCAACGGCCTGCACGGGTTTACCGACCGGGTCGGCGCGCTCAACGAGTTCCACCGCTGCCTGGAGCCCGATGGCTACTTCTCGGGCTCAACGCTGGTGCGCGCCCAGACCGATATGGCCGACGCGGTGCTCGAGCGCTACGAGCGCTACGGCATCTACCCGATGCTGCGCAGCCCTGAGTTTTTGCTCCAGGAAGTACGCGCCGCCGCGTTTGAAGGGATGCATTTTGAGACGCACGGCGCGGTGATGTTCTTCGCCGGCCAGCGCGCCGCACGCGACGAGACCGAGGTCACCTCCCCGTCGACGAAAAGCACCGCGAAGAAAGGCGCCGCGAAGAAAGGGGCTTCCAGGAAGAAGACGTCAAAGAAGTCCGATGCATCGGGCGATGCCAAAACGTCGAAAGGTAAAGGCGCCTCGAAGTCATCGCGGCGTGCCGGTTGA